CTGTTTCTTGAGCTTTATTAAATTCGTAAGATTTTACTTCAAAAGTAATATCCATACCACTCATATTCTGGTTGATTTTGAACGGCATTTTAACTCCTGAAACTTCTTTATAATCAGAGAAAGTAGAAGGGATAGTCATTTCTTTATCACCCATTTTTTCTACTTTAGTTTCACCTAATTTCAATCCAGATTTTACGCTGTAGAAATAAGTGGTTTTACCTGATTTAATAGCATAAGCCTCTTCATTATTTACCTTTTCAATGCCTTTTAGTTCATAGTTACCATTGTTAGCAAACGCTAATTCTTTGAAAACTTCAGTAGATTTTTGCATCTCTTGTTTAGCCTGTTCTGGCATAGGGATTTTGTTTCCTTGAGCCATAATGTAGCCGTCTTTGCCATCAAATACAACTTTCTGCATAGAGTTGCCCATCATTTTCATATCCATCATCATTTTACCACCTTTTGCTTGTACTAAAGTCATTTCCAAAGGCATTCCCTGAACGGTAGCCGTAGCATTCATCGTAACAGAATTGATTTTACTAACCGCCTCTTTTCCACCTATGGCTTTAATGTAGTTTTGAGCAACGCTTTCTACATTTACATTAGCATCTACTTTTTTAACTTCAGGTTTTTGGCTAGGATTTGCATAGGCATCGTAGTATTTTACTGGGTAACCTAATTTTTCTAAACTATCCGCAATATCTGTTGCTTTACCAGCGATGAAAATTCTCGCTTGATTAGGCAAAATATTTTGATTAACTACCTTTTTAATATCAGCAGCTGTTACCTTTTCTATGGATTTTAAATAATTAGTATAGAAATCCGCAGGTAGATTTTGAAGTTTTTGGTTTAAAGCAAATCTAGCAATAGTTTCAGGTTTTTCTAAAGACATAATGAAATTACCTTTCAGTTTAGCTTTAGCGTTTTGTAACTCTTCTGGTTTTACAGTAGAGATGGCATTAAGCTCATTGATGAATTCTTTTACTGCCTTATCTGTAACCTCATTTCTTACACTTGCTTCTGCACTAAAGTTAGGCGAGTATTTACTCGTAGATAGGTTAGAATATGCCCCGTAAGTAAACGCATTTTTCTCTCTAAGGTTCATAAACAATCTACCTTCGCCACCGCCGCCAAGTATATAGTTTGCCATAACTCCAGCAAAATATTGTGGGTCTTTCATTTGTAAAGTAGAAATATTACCTACTTTAATGATAGATTGTACAGCGTTTGGAACATCTACCACATTAACCTCGGTAGAGGCTAGATTTTTTGCAGGTGCAGGAGTAGGGATTTTAACATTAGATTTTTTCCAATTTTTAAATTGGTTTTCTATCTGTTTCTTTACTTCATCATATTTTACATCTCCCACAATTACTAGATAAGCATTGTTAGGTGTGTAATATTTTTGATAGAAATCCTGCACATCTTTTAGTTGAATTTTATTGATGCTTTCCGCTGTTTTAAACTCTCCTAAAGCGGTGTTTTTACCATAAATAAGTGCGTCAGACACTCGGTTAGCGATAGCTTCTGCACTCTTTTCGTCTGTTTTAAGCCCTTCTAACGCTCTTTCTTTAGACTTTTGAACTTCTTCACTAGAGAATTTCGGGTTGATGATAGCATCTGCCATAAGGCTT
The genomic region above belongs to Riemerella anatipestifer and contains:
- a CDS encoding M16 family metallopeptidase — protein: MKNIKYIAAAFLVSGMLSAQNIDLNAMPKPGPTPTVNVAQPKTFTLKNGLTVMVVENHKLPRVNVTLTIDTPPVYEGNIAGVSSIMASQLGNGTTSLSKEEFNKKVDFLGARLNFGASGAFANTLSKYYPEVVSLMADAIINPKFSSEEVQKSKERALEGLKTDEKSAEAIANRVSDALIYGKNTALGEFKTAESINKIQLKDVQDFYQKYYTPNNAYLVIVGDVKYDEVKKQIENQFKNWKKSNVKIPTPAPAKNLASTEVNVVDVPNAVQSIIKVGNISTLQMKDPQYFAGVMANYILGGGGEGRLFMNLREKNAFTYGAYSNLSTSKYSPNFSAEASVRNEVTDKAVKEFINELNAISTVKPEELQNAKAKLKGNFIMSLEKPETIARFALNQKLQNLPADFYTNYLKSIEKVTAADIKKVVNQNILPNQARIFIAGKATDIADSLEKLGYPVKYYDAYANPSQKPEVKKVDANVNVESVAQNYIKAIGGKEAVSKINSVTMNATATVQGMPLEMTLVQAKGGKMMMDMKMMGNSMQKVVFDGKDGYIMAQGNKIPMPEQAKQEMQKSTEVFKELAFANNGNYELKGIEKVNNEEAYAIKSGKTTYFYSVKSGLKLGETKVEKMGDKEMTIPSTFSDYKEVSGVKMPFKINQNMSGMDITFEVKSYEFNKAQETDFK